One Kineococcus radiotolerans SRS30216 = ATCC BAA-149 DNA window includes the following coding sequences:
- a CDS encoding DUF72 domain-containing protein gives MTIRVGTSGWSYDHWEGVLYPPGTPARDRLALYVREFPTVELNASFYRWPRDASFASWRRRLPEGFALSVKAPRGLTHAKRLQAPEAWAQRMSASWHELGPRRAVLLVQLRPDHARDDDRLRSFLDRLPPWMRVAVEFRHPSWHEEAVFALLAERGVGYCVMSGAHLPCVLRVTAPFAYVRLHGPDHDHLYAGSYSGADLAWWADRMLEWEAGGIEVHAYFNNDGGGNAVRDARGLIAALGHRSGGS, from the coding sequence GTGACCATCCGCGTCGGCACCTCCGGGTGGAGCTACGACCACTGGGAGGGCGTGCTCTACCCGCCCGGCACGCCCGCCCGCGACCGGCTGGCCCTCTACGTGCGCGAGTTCCCCACCGTGGAGCTGAACGCCAGCTTCTACCGCTGGCCCCGCGACGCCTCGTTCGCCTCGTGGCGGCGCCGGCTGCCCGAGGGGTTCGCCCTCTCGGTCAAGGCGCCGAGGGGGCTCACCCACGCCAAGCGGCTCCAGGCCCCGGAGGCGTGGGCGCAGCGGATGTCCGCCTCCTGGCACGAGCTGGGTCCCCGGCGGGCGGTGCTGCTGGTGCAGCTGCGTCCCGACCACGCCCGCGACGACGACCGCCTGCGCTCCTTCCTGGACCGCCTCCCGCCGTGGATGCGGGTGGCGGTGGAGTTCCGGCACCCGAGCTGGCACGAGGAGGCGGTGTTCGCCCTGCTCGCCGAGCGCGGCGTCGGCTACTGCGTGATGAGCGGCGCGCACCTGCCCTGCGTGCTGCGGGTGACGGCGCCGTTCGCGTACGTGCGCCTGCACGGCCCCGACCACGACCACCTCTACGCGGGGTCGTACTCGGGGGCGGACCTGGCGTGGTGGGCGGACCGGATGCTCGAGTGGGAGGCGGGCGGGATCGAGGTCCACGCCTACTTCAACAACGACGGCGGCGGCAACGCGGTGCGCGACGCGCGGGGGCTCATCGCGGCCCTGGGCCACCGGTCCGGGGGGTCGTGA
- a CDS encoding glycoside hydrolase family 9 protein, whose translation MPSHPRKSRARALTAVSALLVPASLLLTPSAAQAADQITNGSFDNGTTGWQVYPTASVQDGAGCTTVPASTGAYGAAIQQEVPLTEGETYKLSFRARTTPATTGPVRVVVQGGADVNYQQFLPAEKPAFESAFGTYEYYFTADRDYPNAQLAFQQDVVNPVAYTLCVDDVVLEGGAERPPYVPETGPRVRVNQEAYLPQGPKGATLVTDSTTALPWELKSAGGTVLARGTTTPRGVDPSAGLNVHVIDFSGYQRRSTDLVLTVDGETSHPFDIGEDAYERLRDDSMTFFYTNRSGTPISDELAPGYGRAAGHVGVAPNLGDTAVPCQSLEDDSQELLVKQGDQPFTCDYTTDVTGGWYDAGDHGKYVVNGGIAVGQLLQQYERSLTAPTADRGALADGTLSIPESGNRVPDVLDEARWELEWFLKMQVQPGRPYAGMVFHKVADVDWTGLPQDPATDPQPRVLYRPSTAATLNVAATAAQGARLFARYDRAFSQRLLATARTAYAAAQANPAVYAPAPDAALDPNPGSGPYDDRDVSDEFYWAAAELYLTTGEPQFRKDVLGSPVHTADVFPAGGFDWGHVGALARLDLATVPSELNQRERRAVRRSVTEAADRLLIDQAGQPFGQPYAPEGGQYAWGSNSGILANLQVLGTAFDLTGDDAYRDGVVRGMDYLLGRNALNNSYITGYGDVFSKNQHSRMYANQLDPSLPNPPAGTVAGGPYSPTATSGDPITAPLFPEGCAAQFCYVDDIGSWSTNEITVNWNAPLAWVASFVADQDGGRDERQRR comes from the coding sequence GTGCCTTCGCACCCCCGCAAGAGCCGTGCCCGCGCGCTGACCGCGGTCAGCGCGCTGCTCGTCCCCGCCAGCCTCCTGCTGACCCCCTCCGCGGCCCAGGCCGCCGACCAGATCACCAACGGGTCCTTCGACAACGGCACCACCGGCTGGCAGGTCTACCCCACCGCCTCCGTCCAGGACGGCGCCGGCTGCACCACCGTGCCGGCCTCCACCGGCGCCTACGGCGCGGCCATCCAGCAGGAGGTCCCGCTCACCGAGGGCGAGACCTACAAGCTCTCGTTCCGGGCCCGCACCACCCCGGCCACCACCGGGCCGGTGCGCGTGGTCGTCCAGGGCGGGGCGGACGTGAACTACCAGCAGTTCCTGCCCGCGGAGAAGCCCGCGTTCGAGAGCGCCTTCGGCACCTACGAGTACTACTTCACCGCCGACCGCGACTACCCCAACGCCCAGCTCGCGTTCCAGCAGGACGTCGTCAACCCCGTCGCCTACACCCTGTGCGTCGACGACGTGGTCCTGGAGGGCGGCGCCGAGCGCCCGCCGTACGTGCCCGAGACCGGCCCCCGGGTCCGGGTCAACCAGGAGGCGTACCTGCCGCAGGGACCCAAGGGCGCCACCCTGGTCACCGACTCCACCACCGCCCTGCCGTGGGAGCTGAAGAGCGCCGGCGGCACCGTCCTCGCCCGGGGCACCACCACCCCCCGCGGCGTCGACCCGAGCGCGGGCCTGAACGTCCACGTGATCGACTTCAGCGGCTACCAGCGGCGCAGCACCGACCTCGTGCTCACCGTCGACGGGGAGACCAGCCACCCCTTCGACATCGGCGAGGACGCCTACGAGCGCCTGCGCGACGACTCGATGACGTTCTTCTACACCAACCGCAGCGGAACCCCGATCTCCGACGAACTGGCCCCCGGCTACGGCCGCGCCGCCGGTCACGTGGGCGTCGCCCCCAACCTCGGCGACACCGCGGTGCCCTGCCAGAGCCTCGAGGACGACTCCCAGGAACTGCTGGTCAAGCAGGGCGACCAGCCCTTCACCTGCGACTACACCACCGACGTCACCGGCGGCTGGTACGACGCGGGCGACCACGGCAAGTACGTCGTCAACGGCGGCATCGCCGTGGGGCAGCTGCTGCAGCAGTACGAGCGCAGCCTCACCGCCCCCACCGCGGACCGCGGCGCCCTCGCCGACGGGACCCTGAGCATCCCCGAGTCCGGGAACCGCGTGCCCGACGTCCTGGACGAGGCGCGCTGGGAACTGGAGTGGTTCCTCAAGATGCAGGTCCAGCCGGGCCGCCCCTACGCCGGGATGGTCTTCCACAAGGTCGCCGACGTCGACTGGACGGGCCTGCCGCAGGACCCGGCCACCGACCCGCAGCCGCGGGTCCTGTACCGCCCCTCCACGGCGGCGACCCTGAACGTGGCCGCCACCGCCGCGCAGGGCGCGCGCCTGTTCGCCCGCTACGACCGGGCGTTCTCCCAGCGCCTGCTCGCCACCGCGCGCACGGCCTACGCCGCCGCGCAGGCGAACCCGGCCGTGTACGCCCCGGCGCCGGACGCGGCCCTCGACCCGAACCCGGGCAGCGGCCCCTACGACGACCGCGACGTGTCCGACGAGTTCTACTGGGCCGCCGCCGAGCTGTACCTGACCACCGGTGAGCCGCAGTTCCGCAAGGACGTCCTGGGTTCCCCCGTCCACACCGCCGACGTGTTCCCCGCCGGTGGTTTCGACTGGGGCCACGTCGGGGCGCTGGCCCGCCTCGACCTGGCCACCGTGCCCAGCGAGCTGAACCAGCGCGAGCGGCGCGCCGTGCGGCGCTCGGTGACCGAGGCCGCCGACCGCCTGCTCATCGACCAGGCCGGCCAGCCGTTCGGGCAGCCCTACGCCCCCGAGGGCGGGCAGTACGCGTGGGGTTCGAACTCGGGGATCCTCGCCAACCTGCAGGTCCTGGGCACCGCCTTCGACCTCACCGGTGACGACGCCTACCGCGACGGGGTGGTCCGCGGCATGGACTACCTGCTCGGGCGGAACGCGCTGAACAACTCCTACATCACCGGCTACGGCGACGTGTTCTCGAAGAACCAGCACTCGCGGATGTACGCCAACCAGCTCGACCCCTCCCTGCCCAACCCCCCGGCGGGCACGGTGGCCGGCGGCCCGTACTCCCCCACCGCCACCAGCGGTGACCCGATCACGGCCCCGCTGTTCCCCGAGGGCTGCGCGGCGCAGTTCTGCTACGTGGACGACATCGGGTCGTGGTCGACCAACGAGATCACGGTCAACTGGAACGCCCCGCTGGCCTGGGTGGCGTCCTTCGTCGCCGACCAGGACGGCGGTCGCGACGAGCGTCAGCGACGCTGA
- a CDS encoding ABC transporter ATP-binding protein: MSGRGGPTRTAGVPPQRSVDFLPSAKRLLRRMGPEAPLLAVVVVLAVAGVALAVVAPKLLGDATDHVVDAAFLGRPLDRAGLERTVLQVVAVVTGSAVLAFVQGVLLNRVVQRTVFRLRADVESTIHRLPLSHVDATPRGELLSRVTNDIDNVSQSLQQTVSQALVSVLTVVGVVAMMFSISWRLALVALVAVPLTLVVVALIARRAQPLFAGQWRETGALNAQIEEAFTGHDVVTASGRREEVRARFAAKNDELFAASAGAQFLSGTIMPSTMLIGNLVYVAIAVVGATMVTGGSITIGGVQAFVQYSRQFTQPLAQLGSMANLLQSGVASAERVFELLDAPRMSPDPADGPKPSGSGRIEFEHVSFRYTPDTPLIEDLSFTAEPGQTVAIVGPTGAGKTTLVNLLLRYYEVTSGRILLDGVDTATMSRAELRSRAAIVLQDTWLFQGTIAENIAYARPSASGAEVLEAARAASVDTVVATLPEGFQTVVDDDAGRISAGEKQLITIARAHLARPRVLVLDEATSSVDTRTERVVQRAMAALRADRTSLVIAHRLSTIRDADLILVMESGRVVEQGRHEDLVGAGGPYARLHEAQFAGAATEVE, encoded by the coding sequence GTGAGCGGGCGCGGGGGGCCGACGCGGACGGCCGGGGTGCCGCCGCAGCGGTCGGTGGACTTCCTGCCCTCGGCGAAGCGGCTGCTGCGCCGGATGGGACCGGAGGCGCCGCTGCTGGCGGTGGTGGTGGTCCTCGCCGTGGCCGGCGTCGCGCTGGCGGTCGTGGCCCCGAAGCTGCTGGGTGACGCGACCGACCACGTCGTGGACGCCGCGTTCCTCGGGCGGCCGCTGGACCGCGCCGGCCTGGAGCGCACCGTCCTGCAGGTCGTGGCGGTCGTGACCGGTTCGGCCGTGCTCGCCTTCGTCCAGGGGGTCCTGCTGAACCGGGTGGTGCAGCGCACGGTGTTCCGGCTGCGCGCCGACGTCGAGTCGACGATCCACCGGTTGCCGCTGTCGCACGTCGACGCCACCCCCCGCGGGGAGCTGCTGAGCCGGGTCACCAACGACATCGACAACGTCTCCCAGAGCCTGCAGCAGACGGTGTCGCAGGCCCTGGTGTCGGTGCTGACCGTCGTCGGGGTCGTGGCGATGATGTTCTCCATCTCGTGGCGCCTGGCGCTGGTGGCGCTGGTCGCCGTCCCGCTCACCCTCGTCGTGGTGGCGCTCATCGCCCGGCGCGCGCAGCCGCTGTTCGCGGGGCAGTGGCGCGAGACGGGGGCGCTGAACGCGCAGATCGAGGAGGCCTTCACCGGCCACGACGTCGTCACCGCGTCCGGTCGCCGCGAGGAGGTCCGGGCGCGGTTCGCGGCCAAGAACGACGAGCTGTTCGCCGCCAGCGCGGGCGCGCAGTTCCTGTCGGGCACGATCATGCCCTCGACGATGCTCATCGGGAACCTCGTCTACGTCGCCATCGCCGTGGTCGGGGCGACGATGGTGACCGGCGGGTCGATCACGATCGGCGGGGTGCAGGCGTTCGTGCAGTACTCCCGCCAGTTCACCCAGCCGCTGGCGCAGCTGGGCTCGATGGCGAACCTGCTGCAGTCGGGGGTGGCGTCCGCGGAACGGGTGTTCGAGCTCCTGGACGCACCGCGGATGTCGCCGGACCCGGCCGACGGGCCGAAGCCCTCCGGGTCCGGGCGCATCGAGTTCGAGCACGTGTCGTTCCGCTACACCCCCGACACCCCCCTCATCGAGGACCTGTCGTTCACGGCCGAACCGGGGCAGACCGTCGCCATCGTCGGGCCGACCGGGGCGGGCAAGACGACGCTGGTGAACCTGCTGCTGCGCTACTACGAGGTGACGTCGGGCCGCATCCTGCTCGACGGCGTCGACACGGCGACGATGTCGCGGGCGGAACTGCGCTCGCGCGCCGCGATCGTGCTGCAGGACACCTGGCTGTTCCAGGGGACCATCGCGGAGAACATCGCCTACGCGAGGCCGTCGGCGAGCGGGGCCGAGGTGCTGGAGGCCGCGCGGGCCGCGTCGGTGGACACCGTGGTGGCCACCCTGCCCGAGGGTTTCCAGACCGTCGTCGACGACGACGCGGGGCGCATCAGCGCCGGCGAGAAGCAGCTCATCACCATCGCCCGGGCCCACCTGGCCCGGCCCCGGGTGCTGGTGCTGGACGAGGCGACGAGCTCGGTGGACACCCGCACCGAGCGGGTGGTGCAGCGGGCGATGGCCGCGCTGCGCGCGGACCGCACGAGCCTGGTCATCGCCCACCGCCTCTCCACGATCCGCGACGCCGACCTCATCCTCGTCATGGAGTCGGGCCGGGTCGTGGAGCAGGGCCGGCACGAGGACCTGGTCGGCGCCGGTGGGCCGTACGCGCGCCTGCACGAGGCGCAGTTCGCGGGGGCGGCGACGGAGGTCGAGTGA
- a CDS encoding ABC transporter ATP-binding protein, with amino-acid sequence MLLPLLREHLRPHRGLLIAVVVLQVLQTAASLYLPRLNAEVIDRGVSTGDTAFIWRTGAVMLGVTLVQVVATITAVWCGARVAMALGRDLRAAVFTHVLALSRAEVSRFGAPSLITRATNDVQQVQVLVLVTCTVIVSAPLLCVGGIVMALREDVGLSWLVVVAVPVLVAVMALIMVRLGPLFGVLQERLDTVNRVLREQLTGLRVVRGFVREDAEEARFARANTDLTDVALRAGRWFAVVFPVVVLVVNLTSAAVVWFGAPRVEAGELQVGSLIAFLSYLVQILTGVMMTTFLAVLGPRAAVSAGRIGEVLDLEPGVRDPDVPVEVPAGVPGGRSLEFRDVTFRYPGADRPVLDRVSLDVRAGRTTAVIGSTGAGKTTLVDLATRLADATSGAVLLDGVDVRSVADADLRRRVGLAPQRPYLFAGTVATNLRFGRPDASDEELWAALRTAQAADFVERMEGGLDAPITQGGTNVSGGQRQRLSIARLLVQAPAVHVFDDAFSALDTATDARLRAALAAARPDAAILVVAQRVSTIVGADEIVVLEAGRVVGRGRHRELLADCPTYREIVSSQLEVAA; translated from the coding sequence GTGCTGCTCCCCCTCCTGCGAGAACACCTGCGCCCGCACCGCGGGCTGCTGATCGCCGTCGTCGTGCTGCAGGTCCTGCAGACCGCGGCGTCGCTGTACCTGCCCCGGCTCAACGCCGAGGTCATCGACCGGGGTGTGAGCACCGGCGACACCGCCTTCATCTGGCGCACCGGGGCCGTGATGCTGGGCGTGACGCTGGTGCAGGTGGTCGCCACGATCACCGCCGTGTGGTGCGGGGCGCGGGTGGCGATGGCGCTGGGCCGGGACCTGCGCGCCGCCGTCTTCACCCACGTGCTGGCCCTCTCCCGGGCGGAGGTGTCCCGCTTCGGGGCGCCCTCGCTCATCACCCGCGCCACCAACGACGTGCAGCAGGTGCAGGTGCTCGTCCTGGTGACCTGCACGGTGATCGTCTCCGCGCCCCTCCTCTGCGTCGGGGGGATCGTCATGGCGCTGCGCGAGGACGTGGGGCTGAGCTGGCTCGTCGTGGTCGCGGTGCCGGTGCTGGTCGCGGTGATGGCGCTCATCATGGTCCGCCTCGGCCCGTTGTTCGGGGTGCTGCAGGAGCGGCTGGACACCGTGAACCGGGTGCTGCGCGAGCAGCTGACCGGTCTGCGCGTGGTCCGCGGCTTCGTGCGCGAGGACGCCGAGGAGGCGCGCTTCGCGCGCGCCAACACCGACCTCACCGACGTCGCGCTGCGCGCCGGGCGGTGGTTCGCCGTCGTCTTCCCCGTGGTGGTGCTCGTGGTGAACCTCACCAGCGCGGCCGTCGTCTGGTTCGGCGCGCCCCGGGTGGAGGCCGGTGAGCTGCAGGTGGGCTCGCTCATCGCGTTCCTCAGCTACCTGGTGCAGATCCTGACCGGCGTGATGATGACGACGTTCCTGGCCGTCCTGGGGCCGCGGGCGGCGGTCTCGGCCGGCCGCATCGGCGAGGTGCTGGACCTCGAACCGGGCGTGCGGGACCCGGACGTCCCCGTCGAGGTCCCCGCCGGGGTGCCCGGGGGGCGGTCGCTGGAGTTCCGCGACGTGACCTTCCGCTACCCGGGCGCGGACCGGCCGGTGCTGGACCGCGTCAGCCTCGACGTGCGGGCGGGCCGGACGACGGCGGTCATCGGGTCGACCGGGGCGGGCAAGACGACGCTGGTGGACCTCGCGACCCGCCTGGCCGACGCGACCTCGGGCGCGGTGCTGCTGGACGGGGTCGACGTGCGCTCGGTGGCCGACGCCGACCTGCGCCGCCGGGTCGGGCTGGCGCCGCAGCGGCCGTACCTGTTCGCCGGGACGGTGGCCACGAACCTGCGCTTCGGGCGCCCCGACGCGAGCGACGAGGAGCTGTGGGCGGCGCTGCGCACGGCGCAGGCGGCCGACTTCGTGGAACGGATGGAGGGCGGTCTGGACGCCCCGATCACCCAGGGCGGCACGAACGTCTCCGGCGGGCAGCGGCAGCGGCTCTCGATCGCGCGGCTGCTCGTGCAGGCCCCGGCCGTGCACGTCTTCGACGACGCGTTCTCCGCGCTGGACACCGCGACCGACGCCCGGCTGCGCGCCGCGCTGGCCGCGGCCCGGCCCGACGCGGCGATCCTCGTGGTGGCGCAGCGGGTCTCGACCATCGTGGGCGCCGACGAGATCGTCGTGCTGGAGGCCGGGCGGGTGGTGGGCCGCGGACGGCACCGGGAGCTGCTGGCGGACTGCCCGACCTACCGGGAGATCGTGTCCAGCCAGCTGGAGGTGGCGGCGTGA
- a CDS encoding DUF58 domain-containing protein produces the protein MAVTGRAVLLVLAGLVLVVAWPGWTSFWLWALLSALLVALDVVLAPSPRRVRVERSPLPAVRLGEPRETELLVTNTGGRRVRGVLRDAWVPSAGARSSRHRLDLPAGERRRFTTVLVPNRRGDRLSDRVTLRCAGPLGLAARQRSAPVPGRLRVLPPFASRKHLPSRLARLRELDGRSSVQHRGQGTEFDSLREYVDGDDVRSIDWRASARRQAVVVRTWRPERDRRVLLVVDTSRTSAARLAGPGDPRDPAGAGVPAAVAVRLDAQIEAALLTAALAARAGDRVDLVAHDRRVRARVRGGTRGDLLPSLVEALAPLEPSLVEADWDAVATEVRTTARQRSLVVLLTALDSSVLDSGLLAVLEQLATRHTVVLAAVDDPALTRLARGRSDAEAVYTAAAAEAATAERDRTARLLARLGVEVVHADPEGLAPALADRYLALKAAGRL, from the coding sequence GTGGCGGTGACCGGGCGGGCCGTGCTGCTCGTCCTCGCGGGGCTGGTGCTGGTCGTGGCCTGGCCCGGCTGGACCTCGTTCTGGCTGTGGGCCCTGCTGAGCGCGCTGCTCGTCGCGCTCGACGTGGTCCTGGCCCCCTCCCCGCGCCGGGTGCGGGTGGAGCGGTCGCCGTTGCCGGCGGTGCGCCTGGGCGAGCCCCGCGAGACGGAGCTGCTGGTCACCAACACCGGCGGCCGGCGGGTGCGGGGGGTGCTGCGCGACGCGTGGGTCCCCTCCGCGGGGGCCCGTTCCTCCCGCCACCGCCTGGACCTGCCGGCCGGGGAGCGGCGCCGGTTCACGACCGTCCTGGTGCCGAACCGGCGCGGGGACCGCCTCAGCGACCGGGTGACGCTGCGCTGCGCCGGCCCGCTCGGCCTCGCCGCCCGGCAGCGCTCGGCGCCGGTGCCGGGGCGGCTGCGGGTCCTGCCGCCCTTCGCCTCCCGCAAGCACCTGCCCTCCCGCCTGGCCCGGCTGCGCGAGCTGGACGGGCGCAGCTCCGTGCAGCACCGCGGCCAGGGCACCGAGTTCGACTCGCTGCGCGAGTACGTCGACGGCGACGACGTCCGCTCCATCGACTGGCGGGCCAGCGCGCGCCGGCAGGCCGTGGTGGTCCGCACCTGGCGACCCGAGCGGGACCGCCGGGTGCTGCTGGTCGTCGACACCTCCCGCACCTCCGCGGCCCGGCTGGCGGGTCCCGGCGACCCCCGCGACCCGGCGGGGGCGGGGGTGCCGGCCGCGGTCGCCGTCCGCCTCGACGCCCAGATCGAGGCGGCGCTGCTGACCGCGGCGCTGGCCGCCCGCGCCGGGGACCGGGTGGACCTGGTCGCCCACGACCGGCGGGTCCGGGCGCGGGTGCGGGGCGGCACCCGCGGTGACCTGCTGCCGTCCCTGGTGGAGGCGCTGGCCCCGCTGGAGCCCTCCCTGGTGGAGGCCGACTGGGACGCCGTGGCCACCGAGGTCCGCACCACCGCCCGCCAGCGCTCGCTGGTGGTGCTGCTCACGGCCCTGGACTCCTCCGTCCTGGACTCCGGCCTGCTGGCGGTGCTGGAGCAGCTCGCCACCCGGCACACCGTCGTCCTCGCCGCGGTCGACGACCCGGCCCTGACCCGGCTGGCGCGCGGCCGCTCCGACGCCGAGGCCGTCTACACCGCCGCCGCCGCCGAGGCCGCGACGGCCGAGCGGGACCGCACGGCCCGGTTGCTGGCGCGGCTGGGGGTGGAGGTCGTGCACGCCGACCCGGAGGGCCTGGCCCCGGCGCTGGCCGACCGCTACCTCGCGCTGAAGGCGGCCGGGAGGCTGTAG
- a CDS encoding AAA family ATPase, whose amino-acid sequence MTPETAPPPSAAEGPEVEDARQALRAVRQEVAKAVVGQDAAVTGLVIAVLCRGHVLLEGVPGVAKTLLVRSLSAALALDTKRVQFTPDLMPGDVTGSLVYDAQTSRFSFREGPVFTNILLADEINRTPPKTQASLLEAMEEKQVSVEGEPRPLPDPFIVAATQNPVEYEGTYPLPEAQLDRFLLKLTLPLPPREDEVEVLARHATGFDPRDLAAAGVRAVASPQQLAIASAAVRRVQCSREVIGYVVDVCRATRSSPSLALGVSPRGATALLATARAWAWLSGRDYVSPDDVKALARPTLRHRVQLRPEAELDGVSVDAVLDSVLGSVPVPR is encoded by the coding sequence GCAGGCGCTGCGGGCGGTCCGCCAGGAGGTCGCCAAGGCCGTCGTCGGGCAGGACGCCGCCGTCACCGGCCTGGTCATCGCCGTCCTGTGCCGCGGCCACGTGCTGCTGGAGGGCGTGCCGGGGGTGGCCAAGACGCTGCTGGTGCGCAGCCTCTCGGCGGCGCTGGCGCTGGACACCAAGCGGGTGCAGTTCACCCCCGACCTCATGCCCGGCGACGTGACGGGCTCGCTGGTCTACGACGCGCAGACCTCGCGGTTCTCCTTCCGCGAGGGCCCGGTGTTCACGAACATCCTGCTCGCCGACGAGATCAACCGGACCCCGCCCAAGACGCAGGCGTCGCTGCTGGAGGCGATGGAGGAGAAGCAGGTCTCGGTGGAGGGCGAACCCCGCCCGCTGCCGGACCCCTTCATCGTCGCCGCCACCCAGAACCCGGTGGAGTACGAGGGCACCTACCCCCTGCCCGAGGCCCAGCTGGACCGCTTCCTGCTGAAGCTGACCCTGCCGCTGCCCCCGCGCGAGGACGAGGTGGAGGTGCTGGCCCGGCACGCGACGGGGTTCGACCCGCGCGACCTGGCCGCGGCGGGGGTGCGCGCGGTCGCCTCCCCGCAGCAGCTGGCGATCGCGTCCGCGGCCGTGCGGCGGGTGCAGTGCTCGCGGGAGGTCATCGGCTACGTCGTCGACGTGTGCCGCGCCACCCGCAGCTCGCCGTCGCTGGCGCTGGGGGTCTCCCCCCGCGGCGCCACCGCCCTGCTGGCCACGGCGCGCGCCTGGGCGTGGCTGTCGGGGCGCGACTACGTCTCCCCCGACGACGTGAAGGCGCTGGCGCGCCCGACGCTGCGCCACCGCGTGCAGCTGCGTCCCGAGGCCGAGCTGGACGGGGTGAGCGTGGACGCGGTCCTGGACTCCGTGCTCGGCTCCGTGCCCGTCCCGCGTTGA